The following are encoded in a window of Prevotella melaninogenica genomic DNA:
- the coaE gene encoding dephospho-CoA kinase (Dephospho-CoA kinase (CoaE) performs the final step in coenzyme A biosynthesis.), whose translation MIVALTGGIGSGKSYVCKLLAERGISVYDCDAHAKELMRTSQLLQQQLSALVGDDVFRDGVLQKAILAAYLLQSETHVQAVNAVIHPAVAHDFEQSGQSWLESAILFDSGFDKRTHIDKVVCVTAPEEVRIRRVMARDSISREKTLEWIARQLLQEEVIRRSDYEIINDGICPLAPQVDHLLSVISE comes from the coding sequence GTCTGTAAGCTTCTTGCGGAACGAGGTATCTCTGTTTACGATTGTGATGCGCACGCAAAGGAATTGATGCGCACCTCTCAACTACTACAACAACAGCTTTCTGCACTTGTCGGTGACGATGTCTTCCGTGATGGTGTCTTGCAAAAAGCCATTCTTGCAGCCTATCTCTTACAGAGTGAGACGCATGTACAGGCGGTCAATGCCGTGATACATCCTGCTGTAGCTCATGATTTTGAGCAATCGGGTCAATCGTGGCTTGAAAGTGCGATACTCTTTGATAGTGGTTTTGATAAGCGTACCCATATAGATAAGGTGGTATGCGTTACGGCTCCAGAAGAAGTACGTATTCGTCGTGTGATGGCACGTGATAGTATTAGTAGGGAAAAGACCCTTGAGTGGATAGCACGTCAACTACTGCAAGAGGAAGTGATACGACGTAGTGATTATGAAATCATTAACGATGGTATATGCCCTCTCGCTCCACAGGTAGACCACTTGCTTTCCGTTATTTCAGAATAA
- a CDS encoding DUF5606 domain-containing protein, translating into MLQTILSIAGKPGLYKLVSRGKMNLIVESLDESHKRQPAFGTDRVTSLADIAMFTESDDVPLGEVLAKLRDKEDGKVASLNWRKASAKELQNYFAEVLPDFDRDRVHTSDIKKLLQWYEILVKAGITNFEEDMKPTEGDNIDDRL; encoded by the coding sequence ATGTTACAGACAATCCTTTCAATCGCAGGTAAGCCAGGTCTTTATAAGCTGGTTAGCCGTGGTAAAATGAATCTTATTGTTGAGTCGCTTGATGAGAGCCACAAGCGTCAGCCTGCATTCGGCACAGACCGTGTGACGAGTCTTGCTGATATTGCTATGTTCACTGAGTCTGACGATGTTCCATTGGGTGAGGTCTTGGCAAAGTTGCGCGACAAGGAAGATGGCAAGGTTGCTTCTCTGAACTGGCGCAAGGCTTCAGCTAAGGAGTTGCAGAACTACTTTGCAGAGGTTCTTCCTGACTTCGATCGTGATCGAGTACACACAAGCGATATCAAGAAGCTCCTTCAGTGGTATGAAATCCTCGTTAAGGCTGGTATTACCAACTTCGAAGAGGATATGAAGCCAACAGAGGGCGATAACATTGATGACAGATTGTAA
- a CDS encoding DUF4846 domain-containing protein has translation MKTTYTIPIILAAFLLSCTGKTNGQSQQSAEKTLTVEQTATAKKQRLAPPPGYEKVKLTEGTFGSFLRNLPLKPVGSDLHYYNGSIKRRNYAGAVVDIDFGHGEVEQCADAVIYLRALWLWQTKQYDKIHFNFTNGFRADYARWAKGERIHIDKKTWRCWYSKDTAADYSYKTFRKYLNLVFTYAGTASLEKELTTITGKELQVGDVIINGGHPGHTVIVVDKAVNKKGEAVYLLAQGYTPAQEIEIFNQWFSINPQIKYLDTPDWYFRGNYAKRF, from the coding sequence ATGAAGACAACGTATACTATCCCTATTATATTGGCTGCTTTCTTACTCTCCTGTACAGGAAAGACTAACGGACAATCACAACAATCAGCAGAGAAGACTCTCACTGTTGAGCAAACAGCCACTGCTAAAAAGCAACGTTTAGCACCTCCCCCTGGCTACGAAAAAGTAAAACTTACTGAGGGTACTTTCGGTTCGTTCCTACGAAATCTACCACTTAAACCTGTTGGAAGTGACTTACATTATTATAATGGTAGCATCAAACGGCGAAATTATGCTGGTGCGGTCGTAGACATTGACTTTGGTCATGGAGAAGTAGAACAGTGTGCTGACGCTGTTATCTACCTTAGAGCCCTATGGCTTTGGCAAACAAAGCAGTATGACAAGATTCACTTCAACTTTACCAATGGTTTTCGAGCAGATTACGCTCGGTGGGCTAAAGGTGAACGAATCCACATTGATAAGAAGACATGGCGGTGCTGGTATAGCAAGGACACAGCCGCAGACTATTCTTATAAGACTTTCCGTAAGTATTTAAATCTTGTCTTCACGTATGCAGGTACAGCCTCACTTGAGAAGGAGTTAACTACTATTACAGGCAAAGAACTGCAAGTTGGCGATGTGATTATCAATGGTGGTCACCCCGGACATACTGTCATTGTTGTAGACAAAGCCGTCAACAAGAAGGGAGAAGCCGTCTACCTGCTTGCACAAGGTTATACGCCAGCGCAAGAAATTGAGATTTTTAATCAGTGGTTCAGCATTAATCCACAGATCAAATACCTTGACACTCCAGACTGGTATTTTCGTGGTAACTATGCAAAACGATTTTAG
- a CDS encoding Hsp20/alpha crystallin family protein has product MYRNSWLPEVFNDFLNTTNMPKANPTAPAINVLESEKDYIVELAAPGLSKEDFDVNINSDGDLTIKMEKKAEESEQKAHYLRREFAYSKYEQTLILPDDVQKESIAARVANGVLTITLPKIKVEEQKVARQITVG; this is encoded by the coding sequence ATGTATAGAAATTCATGGTTACCAGAGGTTTTCAATGATTTTTTGAACACTACAAATATGCCTAAGGCAAATCCAACAGCACCAGCTATCAACGTACTGGAGTCTGAAAAGGATTATATAGTAGAACTTGCAGCACCAGGTCTGAGCAAGGAGGACTTCGATGTGAATATCAACAGCGATGGCGACTTGACTATCAAGATGGAAAAGAAAGCCGAGGAGAGCGAGCAAAAGGCTCATTACCTCCGTCGTGAGTTCGCATATAGCAAGTATGAGCAGACACTGATTCTGCCTGATGATGTTCAGAAGGAAAGTATTGCTGCACGTGTTGCAAATGGTGTACTCACCATTACCTTGCCTAAGATTAAGGTTGAAGAGCAGAAGGTTGCACGCCAGATTACAGTGGGCTAA